ACGTTGCGCACACGGAAGACGAAGCTCGTCATGCACGGGCCATCTTCAAGTTCCGCATCATCCGGTTCGCGCGCGAACACAAGGAAGCGCGTGGTGTTGTGCTCGGCGTCCGCCACATCTGCCTTAAGAATTTCAAGCCCGTAAATCTGCGCCGCCAACGATGACGCGAGCGCGCCGATGCTCGGATCGCCAAGCTCGGCGATCTCGCGCGCAGCGCCTGCTGTGTCGGCGGTCTTCACCGCATCGAGCCCCATTGACCGCAACACCTTGCGGCATTGCCCTAACGCCTGCGGATGGCTGCGTACCGCTTTCAAAGTCGAAAGCGACGCGCCTTTGACGCCAAGCAATTGGTGGCGGATCGGCACGAAACGTTCGCCGACAACATAGAGGTTCGATTCCGGAATGAGGTGGTGCACATCCGCGACGCGGCCAGCGACCGAATTTTCGATCGGGATCATCGCGTAGCGCGCTTGGCCTTCCTTCACTGCCGCGAACGCGTCCTCGAAGCTGGGGCACGGCAACGGCTCGAGTTCCGGATACGCGGCGTGCGCGGCGATATGCGAGTTCGCGCCGGGCTCGCCTTGGAAGGAGATGCGGTCAGTCATGGCGCCGAAGCGTTAGCCTCTGCGCGCGATCTCGGGTAGAGCCTTCACCCATGGCGATCGCGGTCGAGACAGCCGTTCTTACCCAGACGCGCAACGCGTTGCGCGCGATGTTGGCTCTGCCTGCTGCGCGGGCGCCTGGACTGGCAAAGGTCGAAGACCTCGAAATTCCAGGCGCTGCAGGGCAATTGCGCGCGCGCTATTACGAACCGCACGGCGCAATAGCCGACCCGTTGTTCGTTTATTTCCATGGCGGCGGCTTTGTTTGCTGCGACATCGACACGCACGATTCCGTTTGCTCTTGGCTCGCGAAAGGCGCGAACGCCCGGCTTTTGTCTGTCGGCTATCGCCTTGCGCCCGAGGCCCGCTTTCCAAGCCAGCTTGACGATGCGCGCGCCGCCTGCGCGTGGGCGTTTCAAAACGCCCACAGATTTGGCGCTTCGTCCAACCGGATCGTGC
This window of the alpha proteobacterium U9-1i genome carries:
- a CDS encoding prephenate dehydratase, which gives rise to MTDRISFQGEPGANSHIAAHAAYPELEPLPCPSFEDAFAAVKEGQARYAMIPIENSVAGRVADVHHLIPESNLYVVGERFVPIRHQLLGVKGASLSTLKAVRSHPQALGQCRKVLRSMGLDAVKTADTAGAAREIAELGDPSIGALASSLAAQIYGLEILKADVADAEHNTTRFLVFAREPDDAELEDGPCMTSFVFRVRNVPAALYKALGGFATNGVNMTKLESYLEGGGFSAAMFYAEVVGHPSERGLKLALEELGFFSTSLRVLGIYKADPYRNAAP